The sequence CCTCGGTTACTGAAGTTTCAAAGTTTGTTCTCAGTTActtaaagtttaaagtttataCTCGGTTACTGTTAATTCAGAATGTGTACTTGGTTACTTTAGTCTCAAAGTCTGTACTGTAGTCATTTTAAATTGTGTACTCAGCTACTTATGTTTCAGTGTGCATACTCTTTGTTAGTAGATTGCGATGTACAAAGTTAGACATAAGTAAATGCCTCTCTTGAAAGTCTCACTGGGGATCAGCTATGAGATTATGATGGAAAGTACGATGACCTGTTGGCTTAACTGTCTTTCACTCATGATGAAAGCATCAATTCATGTCTGCTGGGAATACAGGGTTTCATGTTGGTATAGATAGATATGAATGGGCTAATGGGTGTGTATAAATACAGTTGTGGAGTGAATatagaaaatgttttaatcaCTCTGCTGTTATTCCATTACTTAACTGCATTAAAGGGCTTCACAAATAAGCTGTAGTGACAATAGCAGCTGCTCAGAGAAAcatacagaagagagagagagagagagagagagagagagagagagagagagagagagagactgtaagAGAGACCTAGAGACCTACACACCTTTAAGTAGCTCCTAACTGGACAACCAGCCAGTTTCTACAGTGTTTCATGAACGTTATCCATGTCAGGTAAAAACCAACAGCCGCTTACCCAGTCGTTGAGGTGTGGGGAATCTGTCTGCCTATCCaggaataaagcattgattacaTAAACCAGGTGTAGCGCAAATGCTACGCTTCTGAGGACACTGACTGCATCTGTTTAAGCTTCTCTTACTAAATACATGTAAGAAAACTTCTCTTTTGGAAGTGGACACTTGGAACTGAACTTACCAATAGACACATTTACATAAACCATTTTTCAATGTTTCTCTTGAGGCAAAAATTATCAAAGCAGCGTGCTAGCCTGGACGTTGCCCCAAGAATCACCAGACGGATATCCAGCTCTGAGGACTCGAAGCCGAAGACGCGTCGCAAGGCCAGTTGTGGGGAGAGTTTATCGTCAGTGGACCGAATTCGCAAGCACGCGACAAGGCACTTGGGCTGCATCACCCTTAGTCTGGCCATGAAGGGTCTGGAGGCGATGCCAGAAGAACTGTGGGAGCTCCAAGAACTACAGAAGCTCAACCTCTCCCTGAACGGTCTCTCTGTTCTCCCGTCTGGTCTGGGAGCGCTGGAGAACCTCGAGGTGCTCAACTTGTGGGGGAACGAACTGGTCAGTCTACCGCCGCAGATCGGACAACTCCGCAACCTTCGTGTTTTGTTCGCACACAGGAACCACTTGAGTGAAGTTCCTGAGGAGCTGGGCAGCTGTACCAACCTGGAGGTCCTGAGCTTGGCCAGTAACCAGATCACGGGGCTTCCAAACAGCTTTTCCAGCTTGCAAAAACTCGCCAAACTCAACCTGAGCCACAACCGGATCGAACACATCCCGGCCTGCGTGTACAGCATGAAGAGCCTTGTGTTCATGCATCTGGCCAACAACCGTCTGGAGAACATCGCAGATAAGATCCAGGACCTGGTGAACCTCAAGATCTTGATTGTAGAGCAGAATTTCCTCCATGTTCTTCCCAGAACGCTGTGCTGTCTGACCAGGCTGGAACTCTTGAATGTGGACTTCAACAATCTCCAGAGCATTCCTGACGAGATGTACATGCTCAGACGGTTGGAGAAGCTCGCTTGTCATCCTCTGGATAAAGGTTTGCATATTGTGCATAATCCACTGTTGAAACCCATTCAGGAGGTTCTGCAGGGGGGTCTGAAAAGCCTGTATAACTACCTCAAACCTGCCTAAAGATCTCTCTCTCAATCAAACAGATTACATAAATCaaacatatataatgtttttgtaaaatgtaaagcaTTGCACAAAGATTTTGACTTTGTTATATGGTGTTATGTGTGTGTACAAATTAAGTAGatctttttctttgttaatttagtttgaaacaggatttgtgaaataatgttttgttattgTTAATATTTAATGTTATGTATGAATGTCTATATTGCTTTAAAAATCAtttgattttaggagtgaacgcacttaactgcatagagcgctataagatgctcccttgctccctatttagtgcatgattaacctccagtgtgctgtctgcactggtctcagaacagttatagagagctataggatgctcccttgatccctatttagtgcatgacttaacctccagtgtgctgtctgtctgcactgatctcagaacagttataggagagctataggatgctcccttgatccctatttagtgcatgacttaacctccagtgtgctgtctgtctgcactgatctcagaacagttataggagagctataggatgctcccttgatccctatttagtgcatgacttaacctccagtgtgctgtctgtctgcactgatctcagaacagttataggagagctataggatgctcccttgctccctatttagtgcatgacttaacctccagtgtgctgtctgtctgcactggtctcagaacagttatagagagatat comes from Xyrauchen texanus isolate HMW12.3.18 chromosome 9, RBS_HiC_50CHRs, whole genome shotgun sequence and encodes:
- the LOC127649129 gene encoding leucine-rich repeat-containing protein 30, with protein sequence MFLLRQKLSKQRASLDVAPRITRRISSSEDSKPKTRRKASCGESLSSVDRIRKHATRHLGCITLSLAMKGLEAMPEELWELQELQKLNLSLNGLSVLPSGLGALENLEVLNLWGNELVSLPPQIGQLRNLRVLFAHRNHLSEVPEELGSCTNLEVLSLASNQITGLPNSFSSLQKLAKLNLSHNRIEHIPACVYSMKSLVFMHLANNRLENIADKIQDLVNLKILIVEQNFLHVLPRTLCCLTRLELLNVDFNNLQSIPDEMYMLRRLEKLACHPLDKGLHIVHNPLLKPIQEVLQGGLKSLYNYLKPA